The DNA sequence ACAAAgttaaccaaaaaacaaaatacatTACATAGGTACTCTCACATATCATATCAATTCGGCCATATTAACCATAGCTCTTGATTCAAATACCCAATCTTAGAAACATTTCTTCACTAAACCATGGATTCTCACATATCCAGAAACCTCTCAGATTCGCAATTTCATCTCTATCATATTCATATCCATATCCAATCGACATTCCTAGTGTTTCCGAGAGATGAAGACATCCAAAATCTCAGGGTATAACAAGACCAAATCAAATCAGGAATCGAAAcagaacagaaaagaaaaaacaaaaggctTACTGAGAAGGGAAGAGAGccattggggagcaatagaggtTGATAGAAGCCATTTGCTGCGTCTGCGTTGTTTCACCAAacctccaaagaagaagaagaagaagaagagaaaatgaagaacgaagaacgaagaagaagacgagTCTGTTATAGCAGCATAGGAGGCTGCGTCAGTGCTGAGGTCACAGAGCTGAGCAGATCAGCCGCCCAGGGGGTAAGGTTGGCAGCCCAAAACCTCAACTCCTTCCTGTGTGCGCGTAAAGGATATCCCACCAGCCACCATACGAGTCGTCACCTTCTTTCTTGGTCTGAATATTCCACCCCCTATATCGAGAAACAATTAGGTGGGGCCGGTAACCAACGTCGTCATACGTAACACGTCCGATCCACCAAACTATcgatttatttgtttaaataaataatcGGTTGTATTGTGCGTTGTCACGTGAATTTAACAAGTCAGATAAACACGTTTGATCGTGCGATCCAACAACTTTCTCTAGTATAGAAATGGTTACATTGGTTTTGATCTGAATATAAATAGTTACACCTAATATTGTGAAATTCTTTGAAGAAACTATACTTTATACAAGTACAACTCAAACTTAACACGTATGTAAGATAGGGAACTATGGAAGTGAGTGGTCATTCAAAATGTCACTCGTGGTTACAAAATTTGCTAATATCTCTTCTCTTTTGGGGTGACACTTTTTACTAAACATAgtttaaattaataattttgtCAAATTACCGTTAAAATGAGTTGACGTGTCACACTTAAACATATTTGGCACATAAGCTTGTTAATGAAATTTTTACGAACTCATATGAGACGTATGTTTGGATTGATTTATCAATGACCTTTTGACCACAAGAAAGACATTGAGAATGACTCATTACGAATGGAACTTTCCTTGAATTAGCCATGGAGCTAATGTTGTTTTACTTTTCTTTCTATGAACTCATATAAGTCGTTTGTCTGGATTGCTTTATCAATGTCCTTTTGACCACAAGAAAAACATTGAGAATGATTCGTTACTAATGGAACTTTCTTGGAATTAGCCTGGAGCTAAGGTTGTTCTACTTTTCTTCTACGAAATATACAAGAGCGATTGaattttttcacatcattttGTCTGTATATCAATCTGTTGGCTAACTCAAATATGATATGATTTGTAATAGGTCACATCCTGACACGACTCATTGTCATCCCTAATTGTAaaagctttttctttttcttttttttttctttttttttctttttcttttctttttctttttattttcttttttatattaaaaatcaAGTGAATGTCTCgacctagcagagctctgctagggttgggagagCGCCGACTTCGGGTTTGGCCTCTCTGTACCTCTCTCCGTCATGTATGGAGTACAACTATGGCGTCCCTTTTGGGATCGCCCAAATCAAGGCAGGGTTTTGCCGTGTCTTCTCTTTCGCAGGTTTCTCCTGTGCCATCGCGGCTCATAGGACTGGGGACCTGGTCTTTTCTGGAGCGATTGCCTTATGCGGTGCAGGACTGTGCAATCTCAGGGGTGCCATCAAGTTTTGGTGGCTCGTCTAGGCCACGGTGTGCGCGGCTCAAAGGATCTGAGATGCAGGCAGATCTGTTCAAGCATGGCAGCTGCGATTGATGGGTTGGGTTTTGCAGGGGTCGGGTCCGATTTTGTTCAAGTCCCTTCATGGTTGTTTTCCGGCTGACTGACGTCTACTGGTATGGGGGCAAAGTTAACTTGCGATTCCAATTCCGTTTTGCTCGTCTGTTTTCCAGGTTGACGACGTTGGGCTCAATCTTTTGGTCCCTCGTCATCGGTTGGATGGAGGCACGGTGGGGCGGCGCTTTGAAATTACAGTCAACTTCTTTCGGGATTTTGGCAGTTTCCGACGTCGGCGCAGCTTGGGTGCAGGTGTCAGGGGTGGCAAAGTCAAAGGTTCTGTTGTTTTGGTTGCCAAGGCTAACCCTAAGTGTTGTTGGGCCTTGCTTTGGTTTTCTGATTTGGGCTTGGGACTTAATGGAATGCCTAGGGCTGCAGCATGTGGTCCATGTGGGCCTCTTCAGTTTCGGATCTGGATTTGGGATCCCGGTGgcttttttataaaaatttgggatccaggacGGTTTTTGTCTAGATACCTAATTTTTTATTGGGATCAGTACCTGCGAGGAACTGACGGGATTATTGATCTGAGGTTGTCAGCGAGTCTACTAATGGattctgtaaaaaaaaattattatcaatTTCTTATTAGTTTACTCACCCCTGAGCTTCACTCAATAAGTTGTGTGATATTGCGTTTAGCGGTGTCTCTTTCTGACGGCCCCACAGGGGCGGGTCACTGTGTAATATTGCTTCTTCCATATTGAATAAAAATGTCTGACctccttcaactcaaaaaaaaaaaagatccttCTAACTTAATAATTTATGGTTAATAGTAAAATCCGCATTtcttaaataaataagaaatggTTGAAAAATAGTAAACATAAACGTTTCAGATAACTGGGAAAACACATCAGGTTTCTTTAAATGAATCGACGAACAAATAGACAATGCCTTGAAAAGTTAAAAAACACATCAACAAGGATTTTGAGTGAAAATTGTTGAACAAAGACTGAACTAGTCCCATACTTGATTAAGCTGAGAGATACTGGTCCTCTTGCATTTGTACATAACACCCACATAAACAAGAATTTCTTACTCTTATCCCATGAAATTGGTTCCATTCCCAGGAAGTACAACATTTACATTAATAATACGAGAATTTACATTTCACAAATACTTCGAAAATACTATGTAAATCACACAAAATTTGAGGAGCACTCCTAACCCTTCAACATGTAACTAAGGAACACTGAATTGTCACTGCAAACACATACAACCAACAAAATGAAGGGAGCATTCCTAATCTCCACATAAGGAACATCAAATTTAGTTGATTGTCCCTTCATagaaccaaaatatatataccaTAATCCTTTGCAGATATATCATTTCCAGCTGATTCGAATGACCAAACATCTACACATAATTACTGACAAAGTCCGTCCACTCGCACCTCACCTCATCCAGTTCTGTCTGTGTGTAGGCATTTAGCTTCCTCCCATCccactgattcagaaaatattcaccaatatataaatcacaaatattatatataaatatatgtacgCACAACAAATTGGATAGAGCATTAAGCTCCAACATAAATAAAGCAGGTAGTAGTTGTATTTATAACCCGTCTTTACCAAGCCACTTTTAAGGAAAATACAAGGAATTCAATTTGACCAAGGGGGAGCCAAAACTTGCAGGGCAATTGATACAAAGCTGGAAGgttttgaaatgagtgaaggaAATTACATAGTTGATAAATAATCAAATTCAATCTCTACGTCCAATTAGCTATTTATATAGCTTATGACTAGCAATTCACCTCTGATGATGTACACCAGAAAAGGCAATAAGAATCCAAAACAAGAACTAAAATGTTCTAACAAAAAGAAGCATACAAACCATGTTGACCCGTGCAACTGACAACCCAACAGAACAAAAACTGTTAACTATACCTTCGTTGCAAAGGAAAGGTCATGACCTTCTATGATTTCtttcatatatctcatcacATAATACCCACACTCCATGTTTGAGGGTTGTTTAGGACCCTGCAGACAAGGAGATAAGTGTGACAATTCATTACCTTCAATAAATCTTAAATTCTTATTAAGTAAAGGGATATTTACCATCAATACTTTCCATAGAGGTTGTTTACGGAATCCCCTACCCGTTTCAATGTTGAATTGTCTAATCCCACTTCAGCACAAAAGAGATGGTAACGTTATAGTCTACCAAAATTACTATAATAGTTTCTTTCTAAATAAGTCAGAAGAGGAACTTACTTGTTTACAACATATTTCCATTCTTCCTCACGCATGCTTCTTCGGAGAGGGTCCATGAAATAGCGTTGAAGAGGGTCCATGAAGTAGCATACTTCTTTGTCTTCACTGATGATGGTCAGCATCCAATGATAACTACAACATGCACAAGTTTCTTTAGCAATAGTGATGCAAACAGAACATATTTGCTTGGTTGGCATAATACTTACCCAGAATTGTAAGGTACCAAAAGTATTTGGTCAGCAGACCCTTGCTGCAACCGGGTTGCGAGCACCTGTGATCTGTGGTCAGAATTGCCTTCCCCAACTGATATGCTTGAAGGGTCCATCAAACCAACCATATTGGCCATGTTGGATTGCTTTAGCATATCATAGAGGTGCCTACAGAAAACATATCTACGTAAAGATGATTTTCACTGGGCATCCTCAGATCGCATTCCATGTTTAGTTTACAAATCATATATAATTCCTCGCAGCCCGTATAAGTTCTAGTATATGACTGTCTACTTGTCCCAAATTAAGTAGACAAGAGCAAGAAGCTTCattcaattccaaccaaaaCACACAGACAGGCCTTATATGAAGGCCCTTCTTGAGAGGGATTCATATTTTAAGAAGCAAAAGGGATCACATTGTTGGGCAACCCCAACATGTTTAGGCACTTCATTTTAGAGTAGAGCAGAAGTATAGAGCATATGGAGGTGCCAAATAATGAACGAAACTTAGGTGTCCATAGTATTGtcaataataaatatataaccAAAACAGAGATGCTATTTACTTATTTAGATTAAGTGATAAACTGTAATAAGCATTATGAGCTTACCTCATGTACACTGTTATGCACCTAGGGGGGATTTCCTTCATTTCCATAAATTGCATAACATCTTCTTTGAAAATGTTGAGAGTCTTGGCAATACCAAATATGGCTTCTTCCATAAAGACACTGATAGGCTCACCATCCGTCATGGCACGCTCAGCATAACGGTATAGGAGCTTGAGGGACTTGGGCAGGATCACATCTTGATTGGGTAAATCTCGAGGTTTTATAGAAGAATTTCCACGTTCCTATGGTTTTGGCAACACAAAAAGAAGATTTATATGAGATCAGAGAAAAAGATTATCCATACCCGAGCTAAATTAATAAACAATAAATTTTGAAGGTAAGTACATAATAAAATGAAATACCATTGTTGGAGAATGACATCTTATATCATGGTTTTTTACCTCTTCATTCATCAACTTAACAAGATGTTTCGGCCAAGCCACATGAGAGCCTACAGCTTGCCCAACAGTTGCTAATTCCCCTGTAACTGGTATGGGAAGCAGCGCTTGTTCATCTAGGGCATTATCAATAGCAACACGTATATTGCCCTCTCCCAAAGGCACACCATGGACTTTGTGGTTCGCCACATCCATTTCAATTATTGTACCATGGGAAACAACATTGTTGATTGATCCAACAGCCAACTTGCAAGATTTtccctgcaaaaaaaaaaaaaaacacagagtGACACAGAAACTTATTGCAAATATCTAATCCAACTAAAAGCCCCAACACAAACATTCCATATGATAAAACAATGCTTTAAGTTAAGCCATGAACAATTATGTTTCAAATTTTACCTTCATGAATTCTCTTCTGCCCACAAATGAGAAAGCTTCCGAATCAATTTCATTATCCTCAACGTTTGTCTTCCCAGAACACCTGCCCTTCTTTGAAGGCTTGGCAAGCAGAGGAGTTGGAAGTGTGATACTTGTGGCTGGGCAATCACCACTGATCTTTGCCTCTAACAAAGAAATCTTGGCTTCAAACCATAACCTTTGCTGCTCTATCATCTTTCTGACCTCATCCAAGACACTTTCTCGCTCCAACTGAGGAGGTGAAACATTTGGCATGAGACACTCTCCTGCACTTCTAACCCTACTAGAATGTTCTGGAGTCCCCAACCCCATTGACCTGACATCATCACTTGATCGACTGTTAGAGTTGGAAATATCCCCTTCATTGTTCATTAAAGTATCCTGCGACAAGCAATATACACGGTTAGTAGTTCCTAGTTATAAATAAATTCCATAGACATACATTATACAAGATAAAGCATACTTACCATTTCTGCAGCCTGCTCCCCTACAGTCTCATGGGAGATATTCCCATTTTTGTCCTCACGTCCTTTCTTCCAGAGGACAGCTAGATCAAGTTCATCTTCATTCATAGTTTTTTTCTACCAACCAAGTAAAAGATATGGTTAGAGCTAGATAAATAGAAATTTAGGGAATAAAAGTGCTGAAATTACATGAGCTTACTAGTTCTGCCTCTAAACCAGCATATCCTTTTCGTGACATTCTATGAGCATTCTGCAACTTCCCCCTTCTCTCTTTCTGCTCCATGTGGAGTTTctacaataggcacataaattaTAGATGATACAATTTTAGTTTTCTAACAACAGATCCTGAGTATTATATTTCATCTCCTAGGTTCTATGAACAGAGAAATGAATATCATCAACCGAGCAATAAACGCTATGTGAGGCAATGCAAACTAAACCTAACCAATAAGAAATTCATGCTTGCCTATCATTTATGTACTTGAGATGCTGAGCAAAattcttctatttttcttttttccat is a window from the Rosa chinensis cultivar Old Blush chromosome 2, RchiOBHm-V2, whole genome shotgun sequence genome containing:
- the LOC112190477 gene encoding uncharacterized protein LOC112190477, which translates into the protein MGLPKIKNASASEETDDNITASIGLKRKRGRTSMERIVNRALRGKKSVVEFNPKGVPFGKAAAEMASYIGVIVRTTVPIIVESWPKVEKDLKNEIWKSVEMAFVLAPRCRKMVLSSAANKWRQFKSELTTKYVLPYKDQPDALKDPPEEYDFIKQQDWEQFVKSRLTTDFQKLHMEQKERRGKLQNAHRMSRKGYAGLEAELKKTMNEDELDLAVLWKKGREDKNGNISHETVGEQAAEMDTLMNNEGDISNSNSRSSDDVRSMGLGTPEHSSRVRSAGECLMPNVSPPQLERESVLDEVRKMIEQQRLWFEAKISLLEAKISGDCPATSITLPTPLLAKPSKKGRCSGKTNVEDNEIDSEAFSFVGRREFMKGKSCKLAVGSINNVVSHGTIIEMDVANHKVHGVPLGEGNIRVAIDNALDEQALLPIPVTGELATVGQAVGSHVAWPKHLVKLMNEEERGNSSIKPRDLPNQDVILPKSLKLLYRYAERAMTDGEPISVFMEEAIFGIAKTLNIFKEDVMQFMEMKEIPPRCITVYMRHLYDMLKQSNMANMVGLMDPSSISVGEGNSDHRSQVLATRLQQGSADQILLVPYNSGYHWMLTIISEDKEVCYFMDPLQRYFMDPLRRSMREEEWKYVVNNGIRQFNIETGRGFRKQPLWKVLMGPKQPSNMECGYYVMRYMKEIIEGHDLSFATKWDGRKLNAYTQTELDEVRCEWTDFVSNYV